From Plasmodium brasilianum strain Bolivian I chromosome 2, whole genome shotgun sequence, one genomic window encodes:
- a CDS encoding hypothetical protein (conserved Plasmodium protein) produces MSCSKKRNNELLFPVAKLQKHFPLIEWWQGKEILYKIQKKNQRTFEKNPCDSLWGKFINCLRKYPHTISKCKIEGTRYLQCLSSINQKEDISKPRNYIKVLEYFKIFNETSRFKYKKPELKDYSFSQQLSFERSKAISKDDHKDDNKGIF; encoded by the coding sequence ATGAGTTGcagcaaaaaaagaaacaacgAATTGTTATTTCCCGTAgcaaaattacaaaaacatTTTCCCTTAATTGAGTGGTGGCAAGGcaaagaaattttatataaaattcaaaaaaaaaatcaaaggACTTTTGAAAAAAACCCATGTGATAGTTTATGGGGTAAGTTCATTAACTGCTTGAGAAAATATCCTCATACTATTTCCAAGTGCAAAATCGAAGGCACAAGGTACTTGCAATGTTTGTCATCAATAAATCAGAAGGAAGATATAAGCAAACCACGGAATTACATAAAAGTTTTAgagtattttaaaatttttaatgagACAAGTCgatttaaatacaaaaaaccAGAGTTAAAAGATTACTCATTTTCGCAACAATTATCCTTTGAAAGAAGCAAGGCCATCAGCAAGGATGACCACAAGGACGACAATAAGGGCATTTTTTAA